One region of Solanum pennellii chromosome 6, SPENNV200 genomic DNA includes:
- the LOC107022411 gene encoding proline-rich extensin-like protein EPR1 gives MAWHYNFSSILLFAFIYFMYDDMITTITARRLLQTPSFSAPATPSFSTSAVPSFSTPTTPSFSMPATPSFSNSPGISKPENPSFSKPETPSFSKPQTLSFSKPENPSFSKPETPSFSKPETPSFSKPKISSFTKPETPSFSMPNILSFSNSHSLSKPEAPSLSKPGVPSLANPDIPSFSKPETPSFSKPETPSFSKPETPTFSKPENPTFLKPEIPSLSKPETPSFSKPETPSFLKPETPSLSKPETLSFSEPEAPSYSKPETPSFSKPKTSVSKLETPSFSKPETPDFSKPETPTFSKPETPSFSKPETPSFSKPESPSFSKPDTPSSPKPETSTFSKPETLIFSKPKTPSFSEPKTPGSPKSENPTFSKLENPSFSMTKTPTSPKPETPTFIKPKTPTFSKPEIPSFSKPETPSSTKPKIPSFSKPEKPNSLKPETSDSQKLETPSFSKPNAPSFSKPETPTFSKPETPSYPKLDTPTFSKPEIPSSPKPETPSFSKPETPSFPKLETPSFSKPETSSSSKSETPIFSKPETPSSPKSEIPTFTKLETPSSPSPKTQNSPKPETPSFSKLKTPSFSKPETPSFSKPNTPSSSKPKAPSSPTPEMSSFSKPKAPSFLKSETPSSPSPSSSLKPETPSFSKPETPSSRKPETPSFSKTDNPSFSKPEIPSFSKPETPSSQNPKNPIFSKPETPSSSNLETPSSTADTPSSPKPETPSSPKPDTPSSPKPETPISPKPEKPNSAMPEMPSSPKPETLSSPKIEIPSSPKPETPNFPKPETPSSSKPETPSSQKPDTSSFETPSFPKPETPSSQKLDTPSSPNSKTPSSPKHETPSSPNFKTPSFLEPDIPGFLKPKTSNSSKLDIPVAPAAAPKPETPSSLNLETPSSTKSDTPSSPKPTTPSSQKPETPSSPKPETPRSQVD, from the coding sequence ATGGCTTGGCATTACAACTTTTCCTCCATCTTATTGTTTGCTTTTATCTACTTTATGTATGACGACATGATAACTACTATAACGGCACGTCGCCTTCTTCAGACCCCTAGTTTTTCAGCACCCGCTACTCCTAGTTTTTCAACATCCGCTGTCCCAAGTTTCTCGACGCCCACTACCCCTAGTTTCTCAATGCCTGCTACCCCAAGTTTCTCCAATTCCCCCGGTATTTCAAAGCCTGAGAACCCTAGTTTTTCTAAACCTGAAACACCTAGTTTCTCAAAGCCCCAGACTCTTAGTTTCTCAAAGCCTGAGAATCCTAGTTTCTCTAAACCTGAAACACCTAGTTTCTCAAAGCCCGAGACTCCTAGTTTCTCTAAGCCCAAAATTTCTAGTTTTACAAAACCCGAGACCCCTAGTTTCTCAATGCCAAATATCCTAAGTTTCTCCAATTCACATAGTCTTTCAAAGCCTGAGGCCCCTAGTCTTTCAAAGCCTGGGGTCCCTAGTCTTGCAAATCCTGACATCCCTAGTTTTTCAAAACCTGAAACACCTAGTTTCTCAAAGCCTGAAACTCCTAGTTTTTCAAAACCTGAAACCCCTACTTTCTCAAAACCAGAGAACCCTACTTTTTTGAAGCCCGAGATTCCTAGTTTGTCAAAGCCAGAAACTCCTAGTTTCTCAAAGCCTGAGACACCTAGTTTTTTAAAGCCTGAGACACCTAGTTTATCAAAACCTGAAACTCTTAGTTTCTCAGAACCTGAGGCTCCTAGTTACTCAAAGCCAGAAACTCCTAGTTTCTCAAAGCCTAAGACATCTGTCTCAAAGCTTGAAACACCTAGTTTTTCAAAACCTGAAACCCCCGATTTCTCAAAACCTGAGACCCCTACTTTTTCAAAGCCCGAGACCCCTAGTTTTTCAAAACCTGAGACTCCTAGTTTCTCAAAGCCTGAGTCTCCTAGTTTTTCGAAACCTGATACCCCTAGTTCTCCAAAGCCTGAGACTTCTACTTTTTCCAAGCCTGAAACTCTTATTTTCTCAAAGCCCAAGACTCCAAGTTTCTCCGAGCCCAAGACCCCTGGTTCACCAAAGTCTGAGAATCCTACCTTCTCAAAACTTGAGAACCCTAGTTTTTCAATGACCAAGACTCCTACTTCTCCAAAGCCCGAGACCCCTACTTTCATTAAGCCTAAGACTCCTACTTTCTCAAAACCTGAGATCCCAAGTTTTTCAAAACCCGAAACCCCTAGTTCTACAAAACCCAAGATTCCTAGTTTTTCAAAGCCTGAGAAACCTAATTCCCTAAAGCCAGAGACCTCTGATTCTCAAAAGCTCGAGACCCCTAGTTTTTCAAAGCCTAATGCCCCTAGTTTCTCAAAACCTGAGACTCCTACTTTCTCAAAGCCTGAGACTCCGAGTTACCCAAAGTTAGATACTCCTACTTTTTCAAAGCCTGAAATTCCAAGTTCTCCGAAGCCTGAGACCCCTAGTTTCTCAAAGCCCGAAACCCCTAGTTTCCCAAAGCTCGAGACTCCTAGTTTCTCAAAGCCTGAGACATCAAGTTCCTCAAAATCTGAGACTCCCATTTTTTCAAAACCCGAGACTCCGAGTTCCCCAAAGTCTGAGATCCCTACTTTCACAAAGCTTGAAACGCCAAGTTCTCCAAGCCCCAAAACacaaaattctccaaagcctGAGACCCCTAGTTTCTCAAAGCTTAAGACACCTAGCTTTTCAAAGCCTGAGACTCCTAGTTTCTCAAAGCCTAATACTCCAAGTTCCTCGAAGCCTAAGGCACCAAGTTCCCCAACACCCGAGATGTCAAGTTTCTCAAAGCCCAAGGCTCCTAGTTTCTTAAAATCTGAGACTCCAAGTTCTCCAAGTCCCTCAAGTTCCCTAAAACCTGAAACTCCTAGTTTTTCGAAGCCCGAGACTCCAAGTTCCCGGAAGCCCGAGACCCCTAGTTTCTCAAAGACCGATAATCCTAGTTTTTCAAAACCCGAGATTCCTAGTTTCTCAAAACCCGAGACTCCAAGTTCCCAGAATCCCAAGAATCCTATTTTTTCAAAACCTGAGACACCAAGCTCCTCAAATCTCGAGACACCAAGTTCTACAGCCGATACTCCAAGTTCCCCAAAGCCCGAGACCCCAAGCTCCCCAAAGCCCGATACTCCAAGTTCCCCAAAGCCCGAGACACCAATCTCTCCTAAGCCCGAGAAGCCAAATTCCGCAATGCCCGAGATGCCAAGCTCCCCAAAGCCCGAGACTCTAAGTTCCCCAAAGATCGAGATCCCAAGTTCCCCAAAGCCTGAGACGCCAAACTTTCCAAAGCCCGAGACACCAAGCTCCTCAAAGCCCGAGACGCCAAGCTCCCAAAAGCCTGACACCTCAAGTTTTGAGACTCCAAGTTTTCCAAAACCCGAAACTCCTAGTTCCCAAAAGCTCGACACACCAAGTTCCCCAAATTCCAAGACGCCAAGTTCGCCGAAGCATGAGACCCCAAGTTCTCCAAATTTTAAGACTCCTAGTTTCTTAGAACCAGATATACCTGGTTTcttaaaacccaaaacctctaaTTCTTCAAAGCTTGATATTCCAGTAGCCCCAGCAGCAGCCCCAAAACCTGAGACGCCAAGCTCCCTAAATCTCGAGACACCAAGTTCTACAAAGTCCGATACTCCAAGTTCCCCAAAGCCCACGACCCCAAGCTCCCAAAAGCCCGAGACGCCAAGTTCCCCAAAGCCCGAGACACCAAGATCTCAAGTTGATTAA
- the LOC107022410 gene encoding proline-rich extensin-like protein EPR1 — translation MAWHYNFSSILLFAFIYFMHDDMITTITARRLLQTPSFSAPANPSFSTSAVPSFSTPTTPSFSLPATPSFSNSPGLSKPENPSFSKPETPSFSKPENPSFSKPRTPRFSKPETPSFSNSKISSFTNPETPSFSTPTTLSFSSSPSLSKPEAPSLAKPDIPSFSKPKTPSFSKPETPSFSKSKSPSFSKPETPTFSKPEIPTFSKPETPSFSKPENPSFSNPKTPSFSNPETPSFSKPEIPSFSKPEAPSFSKSETLSFSKPETPVSKLQTPSFLKPETLTFSKPETPSFSKPETPSFSKPETPSFSKLDTPSSPKPETPTFSKPETLIFSKPKTPSFSEPKTPGSPKSENPTFSKPENPIFSMTKTPTSPKPDTPTLSKPETPTFFKPKTPTLSKPEIPSFSKSETPSSTKPKISSFSKPEKPNSLKPETPDSQKLETPSFSKPKIPSFSESETPTFSKPGTLSSPKLDTPTSLKPEIPSSSKPETPSFTKLETSSFQKLETPSFSKPETSSSAKSETPSFSKPETPSSPKSENPTFTKPEMESSPSPKTQDSPKPKTPSFSKPETPSFSKPKTPSFSKPNTPNSSKPKAPSSPTPEMSSFSKPKAPSLSKPDTPSSPSPSSSLKPEPPSFSKSETPSSLKLETPSFSKTETPSFSKPEIPTSPKHEIPSFSKPETSSSPNPKTPIFSKPETPSSLNLETPSSTKSDTPSSLKPATPSSQKPETPSSPKPETPRSPKPETPSSAKFEMLSSPKLETPSSPKTETPSSPKSDTPSFPKPEMPSSPKHDTSSFETPSFPKSETPSSQKPDTPSSSNFEMPSSPKHETPSSPNFKTPSFSEPDIPGFLKPKKSNSSKLDIPVAPAAAPESETPTVSWPEKPSVPNRKLPTTPKSEIPTFTKPELPVILGPEIPSILKTEIPKPSKQTLSTSP, via the coding sequence ATGGCTTGGCATTACAACTTCTCCTCCATCTTATTGTTTGCTTTTATCTACTTTATGCATGACGACATGATAACTACTATAACGGCACGTCGCCTTCTTCAGACCCCTAGTTTTTCAGCACCCGCTAATCCTAGTTTTTCAACATCCGCTGTCCCAAGTTTCTCGACGCCCACTACCCCTAGTTTCTCATTGCCTGCTACCCCAAGTTTCTCCAATTCCCCCGGTCTTTCAAAGCCTGAGAACCCTAGTTTTTCTAAACCTGAAACACCTAGTTTTTCAAAGCCAGAGAATCCTAGTTTCTCTAAACCTCGAACACCAAGGTTCTCAAAGCCCGAGACTCCTAGTTTCTCAAATTCCAAAATTTCTAGTTTTACAAATCCCGAGACCCCTAGTTTCTCAACGCCAACTACCCTAAGTTTCTCCAGTTCACCTAGTCTTTCAAAGCCTGAGGCCCCTAGTCTTGCAAAGCCTGACATCCCTAGTTTTTCAAAACCTAAAACACCTAGTTTCTCAAAACCTGAAACACCTAGTTTCTCAAAGTCTAAGTCACCTAGCTTTTCAAAACCTGAAACCCCTACTTTCTCAAAACCAGAGATTCCTACTTTTTCAAAGCCTGAGACTCCTAGTTTCTCAAAGCCAGAAAATCCTAGTTTCTCAAACCCTAAGACACCTAGTTTCTCAAATCCTGAGACACCTAGTTTTTCCAAACCTGAAATCCCTAGTTTCTCAAAACCTGAGGCTCCTAGTTTCTCAAAGTCAGAAACTCTTAGTTTCTCAAAGCCTGAGACACCTGTCTCAAAGCTTCAGACACCTAGTTTTTTAAAACCTGAGACCCTTACTTTTTCAAAGCCCGAGACCCCTAGTTTTTCAAAACCCGAGACTCCTAGTTTCTCAAAGCCTGAGACTCCTAGTTTTTCAAAACTTGATACCCCTAGTTCTCCAAAGCCTGAGACTCCTACTTTTTCCAAGCCTGAAACTCTTATTTTCTCAAAGCCCAAGACTCCAAGTTTCTCTGAGCCCAAGACCCCTGGTTCACCAAAATCTGAGAATCCTACCTTCTCAAAGCCTGAGAACCCTATTTTTTCAATGACCAAGACTCCTACTTCCCCAAAGCCCGATACCCCTACTTTATCGAAGCCTGAGACTCCTACTTTCTTTAAGCCTAAGACTCCTACTTTATCAAAACCTGAGATTCCAAGTTTTTCAAAATCCGAGACCCCTAGTTCTACAAAACCCAAGATTTCTAGTTTTTCAAAGCCTGAGAAACCTAATTCCCTAAAGCCAGAGACCCCTGATTCTCAAAAGCTCGAGACCCCTAGTTTTTCAAAGCCTAAAATCCCTAGTTTCTCAGAATCTGAGACTCCTACTTTTTCAAAGCCCGGGACTCTGAGTTCCCCAAAGTTAGATACTCCTACTTCTTTAAAGCCAGAAATTCCAAGTTCTTCGAAGCCTGAGACCCCTAGTTTCACAAAGCTCGAGACCTCTAGCTTCCAAAAGCTCGAGACTCCTAGTTTCTCAAAGCCTGAGACTTCAAGCTCCGCAAAATCTGAGACTCCCAGTTTTTCAAAACCCGAGACTCCGAGTTCCCCAAAGTCTGAGAACCCTACTTTCACAAAGCCTGAAATGGAAAGTTCTCCAAGCCCCAAGACACAAGATTCCCCAAAGCCTAAGACCCCTAGTTTCTCAAAGCCTGAGACACCTAGCTTTTCAAAGCCTAAGACTCCTAGTTTCTCAAAGCCTAATACTCCAAATTCCTCGAAGCCTAAGGCACCAAGTTCCCCAACGCCCGAGATGTCAAGTTTCTCAAAGCCCAAGGCTCCTAGTTTATCAAAACCTGACACTCCAAGTTCTCCAAGTCCCTCAAGTTCCCTAAAGCCTGAACCTCCTAGTTTTTCAAAGTCCGAGACTCCAAGTTCCCTGAAGCTCGAGACCCCTAGTTTCTCAAAGACCGAGACTCCTAGTTTTTCAAAGCCCGAGATTCCAACTTCTCCTAAGCACGAGATTCCTAGTTTCTCAAAGCCCGAGACTTCAAGTTCCCCGAATCCCAAGACTCCTATTTTTTCAAAACCTGAGACGCCAAGCTCCCTAAATCTCGAGACACCAAGTTCCACAAAGTCCGATACTCCAAGTTCCCTAAAGCCCGCGACCCCAAGCTCCCAAAAGCCCGAGACGCCAAGTTCCCCAAAGCCCGAGACACCAAGATCTCCAAAGCCCGAGACGCCAAGTTCCGCAAAGTTCGAGATGCTAAGCTCCCCAAAGCTCGAGACTCCAAGTTCCCCAAAGACCGAGACCCCAAGTTCCCCAAAATCTGACACGCCAAGCTTTCCAAAGCCCGAGATGCCAAGCTCCCCAAAGCATGACACCTCAAGTTTCGAGACTCCAAGTTTTCCAAAATCCGAAACTCCTAGTTCCCAAAAGCCCGACACACCAAGTTCTTCAAATTTCGAGATGCCAAGTTCGCCGAAGCATGAGACCCCAAGTTCTCCAAATTTTAAGACTCCTAGTTTCTCAGAGCCAGATATACCTGGTTTCTTAAAACCCAAAAAATCTAATTCTTCAAAGCTTGATATTCCAGTAGCCCCAGCAGCAGCCCCAGAATCTGAAACTCCAACTGTTTCTTGGCCTGAAAAACCAAGTGTACCAAACCGTAAGCTACCAACTACTCCAAAATCAGAGATCCCAACATTTACAAAGCCTGAATTACCTGTTATTTTAGGTCCTGAAATTCCAAGTATATTAAAGACAGAAATACCAAAACCTTCTAAACAAACATTATCAACTTCTCCCTAA